AAAGAAAAGTCCATTTTACCACATCATCCTCTGGAAATTTTAAACTCtccagagtaaaaaaaaaagtccttcctTGTTCCCTGAACTGCATGCGGACAAAAGAGAGTCACCCTGCTAAGAACTACACCTGACCAGGTGACAGCAGGCAGCCTTGAGAAAAAGGCTTGGGACCCCGGGAAGACGGAACTTTACAAAGCAGAGCcaggctggggagattgctcactTGGTCAAGTGTCTGCCtcagaagcatgaggacctcatTCCTTaagtcccagtgctgaggaggtagagacaggaggacccccgGGGCTTGCGGGCCAGCCACTCTATTCTAAGGGTGAACTCCAAGCTAATGAAACCCCGTGTGAAGAAAGGAGCGCAGTTCCTAAGGGTGACAGCCTCTggtccccacatacacacaaagtccTTCCAGAGTCAGGGCCACGATTAACTAGAATTCgtcaagattttatttaaaaaagaaagtaaagtgcatcttattaaaaaaatataaaacccatGTAAATTCAGGGTCCTTGTGATGGGCAGTATCCCTTAGACTAAGTGACAGACAGGGCAGGGTGACCTAGGAGTGGGAGAAGATAAGAGTTCAACAGTCCCGTGCAGGAACTGAAAGACAGGGCTGGCGAGGTGGGTGGGGTTTCCCATGGTTCTCTGGGAAAAAGGCAGCAGGCAACAAACAGTCTTCTATCGTGAACTCCCCTGGGGTCACTCCCTTGTTCTCTTGAGGCCACAGCCTGATACAGGCCTGGTAAGTCCAGGAACTGGGACTGGGCCCAGGTCCGGTGAGGAGGGCTGCAGAGCCAGCGTAGCCCTCGGGTCCCTGAGGTGGTAGGGTGTCAGCAGCCACAGATGCGTCCTTGGTGGGCTGGAGCTGGATCAGGGCCCCTGCTCTGCACTGAGAAAGGGTAGCCCAAGGTGGCAGAGTAAGGCGGAAGGTAGGACAGGCCAGTCGGGGAAGGAGTCTCAATGCCATCTCACACAGCCACTCTGGCTAAGTGTCCAAGACTCCAGGCAGGCTGGAGTGGCTGTGGCTGTGTCGTTTCCTCcgtctctgtcttcttccctcttGCTCTGGCTTCACAGTTGCGGTTGTCTTTTAAACAAAGGGCTCAGTTTAAGTAGCAGAGTTCTGCCACAGGACAAGCCCTCTGGCCCCTGGAGGCAGATCCATCTTCGGCCAGGCACTGGAACCAGCTGGCTGGGCTGTCGGGGCTGTGATACCAGCTGCCTCCCAGGCAGGGTACCATGGTTGTGTTCTGTGAGAAGCAGAGGTCTAGCTGACCTCCACTGAACATTCACAGCCCGAGGCCAGGGTGGCCACATATCAACTCAGCCCTCATACCACAGAGTCTCGGATTTCAGAGCCCAGGCGAACTCGGGGCCGGGGGCACATGGGAGACacctccacaaagctgtcctggATACTCAGTGGCCTCTTCTCAGACTCAGTAAAGACTCGGGGCCCTGGGGAGCTATCCGACAGGGCCTGGTAGCCTCGGTGGTCAAGCGGGGTGCTAGGAGGGCCCACACCATTGAGTGGCCGAGTCTCAGGAGGGAGCACTATAGGGCGAGTCTTGGGGGACACAGTGGCACATTCGCCCTGCTTTAGGAAAAGCTTCATGCAATCCCGATGTCGGTAGAGAAAGAACAGAGCTACAAGCACCACGGCAGACCCAAACAGAACGCACATCACCAGGAACTCATTCCAGTATGACTTGTCTGCACCCCAGCCGGCCCTGCCGCCAGCGGGTGCGCTCACTCGTGATGTGTTGATAATGACCGGGACGCCATCACGCTGGTCCTTTTGGTCcatctccccatcctccatcACCTCTGGGCAGTAGCTGGCCACCAGCTGCCGGAATCCTTCTTCTACTGACCAGCACTGGAACATCCCCAACCTCTGCTGGCTGCCTACCAGGAGCAGGTCGCCAGTGGGCAACACGCGACAAGAGGCAGAGGCATTGACAGGGTTCCCGTTGTATAACCAGAGCCGAGTGGCCAGGTTCGAGAGGAGTGGGCATGCCAGGGTGTTTACTGTGTTGGGCTGGATCTGGACTTGTTTACATGACTTGCCTGTGGGCAGAACAGACAGGGGTAAAAGGAGCCAGTGGCCAGAGTAACCCCAGGCTTAGTCCCATCCTCCTGGCTGTGCTCTGGTGGGTGCTATGATgctgcggtggtttgaatgaaaatggcccccagaggctcataggCAATGGCGCTATtgggatgtggccttgttggaggaagtgtgttgctggggtgggctttgagacttcagaagcccaagccaggcccagtgtcactctcttcctgctgcccactggtccagatgtaggactcttagctacctctccagcaccatgtctgcctgcgtgtcaTGACAACAATGGACTACATCTCTGAACTCTAAGCcagtcccaatgaaatgttttcctttttagagttgctgtgatcagtgtgtctcttcacagcaataaaaccctaagataGATGTTAACTTGAGTGATTCTTGGAACTGAGCGAGACTCACTATCTGGGCCTCTTTTTGTAGGACTAGAAGAAAAATCTAAATCTATAAACACCTGGAGTCATCTTCCAAGCAAATATGACCCACCTTTTCCAGGGCATCTTACCTGGTGGCACCAAAATCCGGGCCCTGGCTGAGGAAGCATTGCAGAGATCCTTGGCATTGGCTCCCTCAATGTCCTGGATCCATGGCCTGGGTATGAGAATATCTTGGGTAGAACCCCATGGGCCAGTGTTCCCTCCCCCTCTAGACCTGGACCACCAGATCCAAAGCAGCAGGGAACAGACTTCCCTGAGCAGTCTCCACCACCATGCTTGACTGGACATTTCCAGTTGtgattatgtgtgtgcacatttatgtggaggttggaggacaacctTGGTTCACTAACTAGGATCCACTGGGTGTCCAGTgagcccagggatctgcctgtctctctcttgctaccactatgcctggcattATATGTGTATTCTGGGAatcaactcaggttctcatgcattTGAAGCAAGTACTTCACTAACTGAGCTATCTTCTCAGGTCCCTGTCTACACATTATTACAAATAAAAGCCCCAATCTCCTTCCACTATAAAAGCATAATGTGCCCggcacatgggaggcagacacaggagacaCAGAAATCCAAGATCATCtttgactacatagtgaattggaggccagtctaggctacgtgagatcctgtgtcaaatACATCACCCCCATTAAAAacccaagaggctgaggcaggaggatagcccAGCCCCGGTACAAGACTTTGTCTAAAAAATCCGaaactttccttttattttttctttaaaaacaaaacaaaacaaaaactaggatatgcaatgtagcccaggctagcctccaactcccagccCTTCTACTTTACCTTCTCTAGTGTTGAGAGTATACGTGTGAAAAGAAAGATGGGTTTTCATGCACTAAAAAACTTAGAAAACTCAGCCAGGCAgtgtggcacacgtctttaatcccagcatttggggaagcagagacagacagatctgtgagcttgaggtcagcctggcctacatagtgagttctaggccagctagagcTATACTGAGACgatctcaaaggaaaagaaaaaaaactcaaccaagcataaagaaaaaacaacactACAGAAGCCTCCCACAACCTGCTATAAGCAGCCAAGACAGAATTTTGGGTATGTCCTTCCAGGTTATCAGCTCCTTAAAAAGCtgggttgtttttggttttttggggggcagGATAGGGGTCAGAACAAGGAAGTTGAAACAGAGCTTCTTTTGAGGCAGTGTGTCTCTATATAGCCCTAACTGTTctgaaactcaatttgtagatcagactggtctcaaaactcagagattcgcctgcctctgcctcccgattgcttgAATTGAAGGCGTATGCCATAGCACCTGGctgaaacagggtcttatgtagcctaggctagcctcaaacttgtaatgTAATCATGAGTGACTCTGAAGTGCAGATTTCGGCCTCTACCTGCCTCCTAATGGGATTGATGGCAGAGCATGCACCGCATCCCCAATACTGAAGTTCCTGAACTAGTTTAAAAACAGACCCCAGATTTGGCACCCTCTGTGAAACAAGAATGAACTAACAGGGAATGTGACGCTTCCACGCTCCAGGCATGCATTAATTTGTGTCCCTTTTCCTGTAAACCAAAGAATGCTACAGATGAGACAGCCcatgtttattaaaacaatgaGACTGTTTGCTTTACACATTTGTAGACAAACACAAGGGCAATGTGTTAAAATTCCGCCAGCGGAGGCATGGCGGTGCTCAGCTTTGTGCGCATCCTGGTTCTctcagtaaaaaaagaaagatttatcaCCTTCATGTATGAATATCTACATGTGCCTAGGTGAATTTACATGTACCAGGATCTGTGCAGACCAGAGACCAGAGGGTTGGGTGCCAACTCTGGAGGTGAACTTACAGGCAGCTGGCTGTgaactgcctgacatgggtgctggaaatggaacctgggtcctctacaagtgcagccagtgctcttaaccgctgagccatctctccggccccacaACCCTTGAAAACTCATTATGTCGCAGAGAAGGCCCTTGAATTTCTCATGTCTCTACTgtctgagtgctagggttatagacatgcaccaccatgttccGGCCGCCCTGTTTTCTCTTGATCCTTCACAACTgtatactgagttccaggcccggcgaggctacatgagaccctgtctcaataaaacaaaaaataaacaacaacaacaacaacaaaaccaggtactgagattataggcatgccccCCATCACAACTgcctcatcctttttttttttttaaattgagacagggtctcattatgtagaccaagatcgccttgaactcacagagatctttctgcctgtgcctccctgaatgctgggattaaaggtgtgtgccactaagcCAAATCCCTATTTTCTAAATAGACATCTCAAATCAAATGTTACTCTAACTTTTTTTACTGGTTTAATAGGCCGCACGGCAATCCATACTAGATGTTTCATCTTCTACCAAACCCTGTTCCCCTTTCCAGGCATGTAAGGCAAACTCTGCCTATCCGGCCCCTACTGACTTTGAGGAAAGTAGAGAACTGAGAAATAAGCACATGGAGATGTGGGTAGAAATGAGACCTTGCAGGCGTCCCAGAGAAGATGGGGTGCTCAGAGTCGATGAGCATCAGGGACTTTGGGAGCTCTCACCTGGAGGCCAGATCAGGCTGGTAGAGGCTGACGGGTCTGCAGCGAGAGCCGCTCCAGGCACAGTAGGGGTCTCGAGCCAGAACGCAGTCTCCGCAGCTTGGGTACAGGCTGCAGTTGGCTACCGGCACTTGCACCACGCCGGAATGGGAGGAGGCGTACAACAGCCCCTACACAGCCAAACACAGAGAGTGAGAGGGCAGCATGGGCGCCCTGTCACTCAGTCACACTAACCTCAGAACCTCACTACAGCCAGCCCAGGGAGTATCTGACAAGTTCTGCCCACGTCCTGTTGATGGCCACGAGTCAGGGATCCTTAACTTTCCATCTGGCTTAGGCAGGGGAGGGAGAGTTGGCTTGGTGCCAAGCTCACTCTATAGCCCACTCACCCCATGGCTGTCCAAGAGCAGGTTctgcacaggctggcctcgaggGAAGACCTGCAGCTCCTCAATGATGTGCACCCTGGAGCCCAGGGTCACTGCCTTGTGCAGGCGGCCGTCACCTGGAAACATGGACAGAGCTCAGGCCCTGAAGGAGTTCACTGCCCAGGATCCACCAACCACACACAGATTCCCCTCCTTCACTCAACCCTGCTCGGCTGCAAGCACTCACCAGTGCCCAGAAAGAGGACATCGTAGGTGTCGTGCAGGCCAGGTACTCGGTGCACAGCCACGCGCTGGTAGCGGGCTtgtggctgcagcagcagcaagcGGCTGCGGACCTGCCCGTCCATCAAGAAGTGGTCCTTGAGGAAGTTCAGCACTCGGTCTGGAAGCTGCAGGGACGAGCTGATCTTCCGTTCCCGGGCACTGTTGGTGATGCACtgaagaaggcagaaacaggacaTGAGCAACAGGAATCAGAAAGGAGGCACGCCTCCACAGGGGACAGTAGTGGCCAGCCCCACACCACCTCCCGAGCTCCAGAACACAGTGCTGGTCCAAAGACAAACTGGACGTGTGAGGAAACCCCTTGCCAAATTTGCAAACAGGCCTCAAAAAGTATGACTCCTCGTCTTGCATCTAGTGTCTGACCCTGGGATCCTCAAGCTGGGGTTGATCGATATATCCATACAGCCAGTCACAGCTAAGTCCCATAACTGCCCGAGTCCTGTTTCTCCCTGCGCAAGGGTTTCTCCGTGCCCAGTGATCCGCAACTAATGGCGTACGCTACAATAGCTCCAGGCCGATCGACATCAGAGTCTGAGACGGAATAGCTCCACAACTCCGTGTGGTATCTGGGAAGGGTCCAGACTCAGCAGTCCAAAGTGGCCAAGGCTAAGTGACAGAGATCCTTTCTGGTCCTTCCACCTACACCTGTCCATTCTCTCACGCTGCTTGTCAGCATCACCTCCCAGTCAAACTGTTGGCACTCATATCCTGGTGGTCTACTGGGTTCCAAGCAAGTAAGAAAGGACTATTACCTATGATCTGGTCATCTAGTCATTTGATAATTAGATAAGGAGGACttggcagagtctgggatggacAGAGTAAAGGGACATTGATAGTATTGTACAATATCGTgcaaagctgggtatggtggcatccTCCTTGTAATCCTAggacttaggaggtggaggcaggatgatcaggagttcaaagtcaactaCTGATACCCACCGCTCCAGGCCGGGGCGTGGGCACCGAGTGTGTCTCAGTGTACCACTGCTGTGTCTCTCTGTTCACTTTCTTGTACAGGCCATCAAAGGCCTTCTGCACGTCATTCATGGTGAAGACACAGATGGCAGAGCCCTCTGTGGTCCCTCTGTGCCTGCCGAAGAAACAGCCAAATTAATTCCGAGTTGGGAATCAGGGTTCAAGACTGGGTCAGTGGGGTCTAGCCATTCTTTACCCTCCTGTCCCCAGCTAAATCCTATCATCTCACTCACCACTGGGAGGTGAAGACCCCATAGAAAAGAGTCTCGTGCCAGTCCTGGGGGCTGGGGCTCAGGGTGAAGACATCTTGTAGCACGTTAAAGGGGAAGCCATCATCGGGCCGGGAGCACAGGAGTTGAGCCTTGAGGAAGGAGGTCCAGCGCTGCTGCAGTACCCGCTCCCCACCCTCATCGccctgggaagagaagaggggccGCTGGCTTAGTCACAGACCACGGGCCGCAGCGGGAGGCACGGGTGGTGCCTTGCCAGCCCTCCTCAGCAGCagctgagacagacacaggaatgAAGAACACGAAAAAGCCAAGACAGACATGCAACCAAAATTGAGAAAACTTAGGAAGGAGTGTGTGCTTCTCATCATGAAAGTGCATGCCCTACAGTGAAGGATGAGCAGACAAGGACCGAGGGAAGGGACAGAAGACAGTTCAGGGACACAATGCCATCCAGCATGCCAGCATCATTGGGCATGCTTCAAGTTACTCAGGCAGATCACTAGTCTAGGAGTTGCAGCCAGCCAGGGAATGCAGTAGGACTTCAACCCATtaaacacataaatgaataaataaactataaTAGGGAAAGGAGTCCGTGATTGATTACTGAGCAAATAAGGAGCACCTTGAAATAGCACAACTCAGCTTTGTAACAAAGTTAATACAAATGCATCAGCTTTAACAGATCGGCAAAGAACACTACTGTTGACAGTGGTCCTTTCTTGTAGGGATGGCAGGTTATtaccaggcttgcctggaactcacagaggtccgcctgcctctgccttccaagtgctgggattaaaggtgtgcgccaccaccggccagcTTGGACCCTAAGAGCTTTCCATGGCAGAACTTAACTCACACGACAGCTCTGATGGCAGTGGTGTTATTACTGCCATTTAACAGGCAAGGACTGCAGTCTGAACCATAAACCTggattttcagttttcaagagAAACCAAAGACTTCTTTTCCAAAGGGACGTAGCTCAGTCGGTAGGGCGCAGCCTAGTATTTATCATTCCCAACCTGAGCCCAGCACCAGGTAAACCAGGTGTGACAACACAAGCAAGtcgatcacaagttcaaggtcatcctgagctacacagtaagtgtgaggccagcctgggatacatgagccCCTCTCTAAGAGAGGCACTATTACTATTAAGAAAGTTTTTAAagcaggatggtggtggtgcacacctttaatcccagcactctggaggcagaggcaggtggatctgtgagtctgaggccagcctggtctacagtgctatttccaggacagcttgggctacacagagaagccctgtcttgaaaacaaaacaaacaaacaaccccaagtttttaagataggatcttgGTATGTGTTCCAGGATGACCTTCACCTTGCACCCCCAACCTCTCAGCTCCCCAAGTGTCAGGGTTTGGGGTGTCACTGTCACCGCTACCTTCAATGTGAGATTTTCTCAATTAAAAGGAGGGAGGCCAGACAGGCACAGTGATGTcctccttaatcccagcacttgggaggcagagagaggtggatttctgtaagttcgaggctacCCTGGtccacataatgagttccaagacactcAGAACTAAATAgcgagactttgcctcaaaaaatgaagaggaaggactggagagatggctcagaggttaagagcattgcctgctcttccaaaggtcctgagttcaattcccagcaaccacatggtggctcacaaccatcagtaatgaggtctggtgccctcttctggcctggaggcatacacacagaatattgtatacataataaataaatatattaaaaaaatgaagaggaagacGAGGAAGAGAGACAAGTAGCTGGTTGAGCTGTTGTTGGACACAGATGTGGGGGTGTCTTTTAGGTGGATGAACCcggtccccacccccactcacctTACAGACTCGAGCAACTCGGGACACAATGGTGTTCTCAAAGAACTCAAATTCTTGGCCAGTCTCACTGAAGAAGAAGTAGATTTTATCGTCATCACCATTCGGGCTGCCCAGGCTCTCAGGAACGTAGGCTGAGGCCACAAAGGCAGGGTCTGAAGAGGCCAGGAGGGTACACGGTCAGTCCAGGAACCCCTGGGACAATGTCCCCTCCCAAGGGCTGACTGCTCAGGAGGCCCGAGGCAGAACCCCACCTTGTAACCAGTTGAGGGAGCTCTCAGTCTTGGTGGGGCGGGAACTTTGGCTTCGGGAGATGGCTGGGTCGTTTCCCTGGAAGTTACTGACTGTTCCAGTGTACAGCTCGCCATCTGCCAAGAGAATGTTCCCATGGGAATGGCTCCCTTGGCCCAGGCCCTGTGCCCTGCTCAGGGCCCACAGTGACCACAGCCCCATCCATCCCGCCTAGGCGGAAGCAGGAACTTGGAAGAGTTAAATGGGAGGGCAGCCCAGGGTCACTCAATGCCTGCTGGGAACCAGCACAGCAGCATGAAGACACCAGCTCAGCCCTGGGACACACATTGCCCAGAGCCTAGACACATCCCAGACTCAGTTCTCCTGCCCTGTGTATCTTCCAACTCCATAAAGCCCCGAAGCACCCAGCCTACACCACCACTTACCAACCACAAGGGCCGTGGATTTGAAGTTGGGGTCAAAGGGACAACGGCCCTTGCCATCCTCCAGGAGGACATTGCCGGCCTCATCTTGTGCTAAAGTGAAGCTCGCTATGTTCTGTGGGGGAGTAGATAAGTGGCTCAAGGCAGGGAACAAGGAAGTGCAAAGCAGGGAAGTGCACAGCAGGGACCTGTGCAGGTACCAAAATGTGCAGGTGCCAAAATGCATGTCCTCCTTACCCCACGCTCTACGTGAAGGCATGTGTGCATTGGGCACCAATCTCCAGTGAGCAGAAAAGAGACGAGGCTTGGAAAATAGTCCTAGAGTCAGGGAGAGCAAGACAGTGCAAACCCAGGGATTTCTGACTCCAAGGCCTGTGTTCCAAAACAcagccttgccgggcggtggtggcgcacgcctttaatcccagcacttgggaggcagaggcaggcagatctctgggagttcgaggccagcctgctctacaagagctagttccgggacaggcaccaaagctacagagaaaccctgtctcg
This DNA window, taken from Chionomys nivalis chromosome 23, mChiNiv1.1, whole genome shotgun sequence, encodes the following:
- the Sema4b gene encoding semaphorin-4B; its protein translation is MGRASCSAALLRALLLLLLLLLPLLRTTRALGPRISVPLGSEERPIRKFEAENISNYTALLLSQDGKTLYVGAREALFALNSNLSFLPGGEYQELLWRADADRKQQCSFKGKDLKRDCQNYIKILLPLNSSHLLTCGTAAFSPLCAYINIASFTLAQDEAGNVLLEDGKGRCPFDPNFKSTALVVDGELYTGTVSNFQGNDPAISRSQSSRPTKTESSLNWLQDPAFVASAYVPESLGSPNGDDDKIYFFFSETGQEFEFFENTIVSRVARVCKGDEGGERVLQQRWTSFLKAQLLCSRPDDGFPFNVLQDVFTLSPSPQDWHETLFYGVFTSQWHRGTTEGSAICVFTMNDVQKAFDGLYKKVNRETQQWYTETHSVPTPRPGACITNSARERKISSSLQLPDRVLNFLKDHFLMDGQVRSRLLLLQPQARYQRVAVHRVPGLHDTYDVLFLGTGDGRLHKAVTLGSRVHIIEELQVFPRGQPVQNLLLDSHGGLLYASSHSGVVQVPVANCSLYPSCGDCVLARDPYCAWSGSRCRPVSLYQPDLASRPWIQDIEGANAKDLCNASSARARILVPPGKSCKQVQIQPNTVNTLACPLLSNLATRLWLYNGNPVNASASCRVLPTGDLLLVGSQQRLGMFQCWSVEEGFRQLVASYCPEVMEDGEMDQKDQRDGVPVIINTSRVSAPAGGRAGWGADKSYWNEFLVMCVLFGSAVVLVALFFLYRHRDCMKLFLKQGECATVSPKTRPIVLPPETRPLNGVGPPSTPLDHRGYQALSDSSPGPRVFTESEKRPLSIQDSFVEVSPMCPRPRVRLGSEIRDSVV